ATGCAGAAACGATTTTTAAATACAAATGCAATAGGTAAATGATTGGGATAAACCATCTTTCCTAACAAAATCTGAACTCATATCGTATATAAATCAGTCTTGTTtgatacaaaaacataattaaaaaagcaAGTGCAAAAATTCTGAGTAGAGAATGATAATAAAATGGAAACAACTCAATAACCACCCTTGAGATCGTTGACAACATCGTAAGGAATGGGAGTGACAGTCTCCAATGTCATACCTTCAACCATGAAACCCGGTTTAGGACCTTTAGGCTGTCTCTTGGTGCTGATAGTCTCACCTCTGGCTTTAGCATCAGCCTTAAGCACAtcgttctgtttctttctgaGTTTAAACTCCTCAGCACACCTTGACTGTTGCACATGCTCCACACGCACATGTATCCTCTTCCTTATGATTCTGTTCCCAATCTAAAACCCAACCCAACACACCAACTTAGCTCTCCAACAGATTACACTAATCATAAAcacaagaaatgaaaagagaagctttcacaacatcaaaacatataataatagtAAACGAACGACCCAATAAGAAAAGCTTGAAACTTTCGAGCCAACACTAATCCAACATCTCAGAATTCAAAACAGATAGCTCACAGAAAGACGAATTAAACCCCAaatgaaagaatcaaaatcaatttcaaaccctaatttcaacaacaaaaaactcTTTCAAACAGATTAAAAGTTTTGAGTAATCAAACCTGTTTGTTGACTTCAACACCAACGGCACGTTTAGTGACATTCCAGATGCGACCAGTACGACCATGGTAGAACTTATGAGGCATACCCTTGTGGATAGCTCCATTAACCTTGACATCGACGTAATCGCCGACCTTGAAGGTTCTGAGGTAAGTGGAGAGTGGAATATAACCCTTCTTCCTGAATGGTCTCGCGAACAGATCTCTTGTTCTCGCCCTCACTCCGTGTCCCGCCGGCATTTTTCCTCCTCTCTCACTTCTGTCTCtgacgaaaccctaaaaatggGAGAGAGAGGTGAAACTAGTTTAAAAGGCTTTTTGTGTACATGGTCTTATTGGGCCTTCAATATTTAAGCcttattttgtaaaacaaatgCCTTATTTGAAATTAACTCGAAGATAAATTGGTTTGGTGTAATTCGAGTAATATGGTTCAAATCAAGTTCGTAAACATGGACAAATAAACTAAACTGTCAATTCATTTTAAGGTTCAcaaattttttggaaaattgtGTTGTGGCAGGAGTCTTGCAAATGTAAGTATGTTCCTCTATATCATATATCTAACAAAGTAGTGTTGTATTTTACGCATCCTCACTTCACGACAAGGGATGCGCAAGCACCTTAATACAAAAGTCATTGCTTCTTTTTCCAGTGATTTCTGTTTACAGAGAGAGAGCTCTACTGGTTTTTCCCAAAGACTGGGATCTAGAGAGcttagagaaaagaagagaacacCCGATAGGTCGTACAGAAAACACGGAAGAGACTTACGAGTGTAATGCCATGAAGTGGTTCTGCTTACGGGCATGTTCTGGGACAAGTCGGTCCACAGTTTCAGGAGGGATACCAGAGAGTTCTGTAGGACACACGCTTATCAATAACACATACTAATTTTCTTCCCTTATAAAGAATTTAACacggaaaaaagaagaagcaaataacAGAACCTTACCTTGTGGTTTAAAATTGAATAGCGGAGGAAGTGGCCGGCCGTTTGGCAGACGAGCATTTGGGTCTCTTAGCTCATCAAAGAAAGGGTGGATACAAGCTTCCACCTATCAGAAAATCATAAGACATACTTATAATGGGTTAGCTTCTGATGCtgatcccaaaaaaaatatggaagtAGAATATGTAACAAAGTCAGAGAAAAGCTATGAATAATTTACCGCTGTACATCTCAAATTAGGAGAATACTGGAAGAACCTACAAAGAAGATCTACTGCTTCAGGTGGCAGACGTTTCTGGAATACCTGAAAGTAACAAACACATGATTCTTGTGCTGTAAGAACATGACTATATAGAAGTAAAACCAAGGAAATGATCACTTAAGAGAAATTTTAGCACggagcaaaacaaaagataagaatAACGAGTAACAGAGTTCTGGAATGTCAGCTGTATAAAATGCTGAATAAAACTTCATCTAGATAGAAACTTAAACCAGCAAAAAAGCCAAGATCATGAAGCCTAACTGTTTTCAACCCCCACGAGTGTGTGCATGAGTAATTCCTTTTGGCAAAGGttcaatttatttgtttgtataagAATCTTATATACAAAGGCAAAGCTGTCACATCGCTCTATATGCCAGAGGAATGAAATATGAAGTTAATTGATCACATATACTTCAATCAACCTCACTAAACCGAGACAAGCTTGGTCATATATCGATTAAGAGAACCCTATTAGGTGATAATTGATACTACTAGCGGTATACCTTGTGCCAAGGATGAGGTTTTATCTGAGGAAATTTAAATTCTGTGTAGTTTGGATTCATGCATTTGATCTCCTCCCTTGTTGGTGTACCCAAAACCTGCATGACAATTAAAAAACCATGAAGAGAGAATGTACGAGTCCTACTACAAAAATGGTGGtaaagttttataaaaaaaatataatcagcAGTGAGAAACTATTAGTCAGTGCCAGCTCTAAAGatgtcattttctttgtaaataCAACTAACCCTAAAAGAATTGATAGCAAAAATACTACCTTTATGATTTCAACAAGTTGATCGACTCCACTTTCGCCAGGAAACAGAGGCTGTAAAACAAGTCCGCGAGAGCAAAAATGAGTAAGAGGGTGAAGAAATAGAATAACAAGCATATAGCTAATGCAAATATAGTGCTCCAACCTGTCCAAGCAGCAGTTCAGCCATCACACAACCTGTGGACCATATGTCTATTGCAGTTGTGTACTCGGTGGCTCCAAAAATGAGCTCTGGGGCACGATAGTATCTTGAACAAATGTAAGAAATATTGGGTTCTCCTTTCACCTGTGGACCATGACACGTCATAATCTAAGCATGGACTAGGAAAACTAAACCACTAAGAGCTATAGCTGATAAACTTTACCAACACTTTTGCACTcccaaaatcacaaattttcaGCTGATGTGTGTGTGGATTCACCTGCACATCACAATAggtgtaaagaaaaaaataaaagattgtttaataaaaacaagGCAACATTTGTTTATGACAAATTCTAGTCAATTGCAGGTATGGTGAGCCTAACAGCTGAAACAGTATGGAACAAGTTCAATCCT
This sequence is a window from Arabidopsis thaliana chromosome 1 sequence. Protein-coding genes within it:
- the SK42 gene encoding shaggy-like kinase 42 (shaggy-like kinase 42 (SK42); FUNCTIONS IN: protein serine/threonine kinase activity, protein kinase activity, ATP binding; INVOLVED IN: response to salt stress, hyperosmotic response; LOCATED IN: cytosol; EXPRESSED IN: 23 plant structures; EXPRESSED DURING: 13 growth stages; CONTAINS InterPro DOMAIN/s: Protein kinase, ATP binding site (InterPro:IPR017441), Serine/threonine-protein kinase domain (InterPro:IPR002290), Serine/threonine-protein kinase-like domain (InterPro:IPR017442), Serine/threonine-protein kinase, active site (InterPro:IPR008271), Protein kinase-like domain (InterPro:IPR011009), Protein kinase, catalytic domain (InterPro:IPR000719), Tyrosine-protein kinase, catalytic domain (InterPro:IPR020635); BEST Arabidopsis thaliana protein match is: shaggy-like protein kinase 41 (TAIR:AT1G09840.6).), which translates into the protein MESHLGNGVGSSRSAKNTKNTSSSVDWLSRDMLEMKIRDKTEADEERDSEPDIIDGVGAEPGHVITTTLPGRNGQSRQTVSYIAEHVVGTGSFGMVFQAKCRETGEVVAIKKVLQDKRYKNRELQIMQMLDHPNVVCLKHSFYSRTENEEVYLNLVLEFVPETVNRTARSYSRMNQLMPLIYVKLYTYQICRGLAYLHNCCGLCHRDIKPQNLLVNPHTHQLKICDFGSAKVLVKGEPNISYICSRYYRAPELIFGATEYTTAIDIWSTGCVMAELLLGQPLFPGESGVDQLVEIIKVLGTPTREEIKCMNPNYTEFKFPQIKPHPWHKVFQKRLPPEAVDLLCRFFQYSPNLRCTAVEACIHPFFDELRDPNARLPNGRPLPPLFNFKPQELSGIPPETVDRLVPEHARKQNHFMALHSCLRIPCREVRMRKIQHYFVRYMI
- a CDS encoding Translation protein SH3-like family protein (Translation protein SH3-like family protein; FUNCTIONS IN: structural constituent of ribosome; INVOLVED IN: translation; LOCATED IN: ribosome, cytosolic large ribosomal subunit; EXPRESSED IN: juvenile leaf; CONTAINS InterPro DOMAIN/s: Translation protein SH3-like (InterPro:IPR008991), Ribosomal protein L21e (InterPro:IPR001147), Ribosomal protein L21e, conserved site (InterPro:IPR018259); BEST Arabidopsis thaliana protein match is: Translation protein SH3-like family protein (TAIR:AT1G57660.1); Has 1436 Blast hits to 1436 proteins in 381 species: Archae - 214; Bacteria - 0; Metazoa - 706; Fungi - 179; Plants - 136; Viruses - 0; Other Eukaryotes - 201 (source: NCBI BLink).), coding for MPAGHGVRARTRDLFARPFRKKGYIPLSTYLRTFKVGDYVDVKVNGAIHKGMPHKFYHGRTGRIWNVTKRAVGVEVNKQIGNRIIRKRIHVRVEHVQQSRCAEEFKLRKKQNDVLKADAKARGETISTKRQPKGPKPGFMVEGMTLETVTPIPYDVVNDLKGGY